A window of the Nocardia sp. NBC_01329 genome harbors these coding sequences:
- a CDS encoding acyl-CoA dehydrogenase family protein, whose product MTPSDIWRGPALDRDQRDLRDMLDAFAAAHDPVLTDDPEQVAGLVTALAALGVWTLGTAEETGGGGADRVTTALVFERLGRAWPALGWAAVQAHTAVDVLGADERFAELVTGLHAGTAAVAVVDAAAAQVRLTWEGGALNGTVARVDVAAEQPHLMLLGDAGHAVLLAPATLTPKPLRRTGFGGATTRSLEVDARPGQYHDLDGVDIAAARRRLRLGAAAVAAGIAGAAADAAAEYAAGREQFGAALTALPTVRQALLGQAARAAVSTAAAFGAEDEIAVLGALREACEAAIDIAASALQVHGGYGYLTEYGAERRLRDAMSLRAATDPGGASTAVARAMTGLAPTPTAIRKDAS is encoded by the coding sequence GTGACCCCATCGGACATCTGGCGGGGGCCCGCGCTCGACCGGGATCAGCGTGATCTGCGGGATATGCTCGACGCTTTCGCTGCCGCGCACGACCCGGTGCTCACCGACGATCCGGAGCAGGTCGCCGGACTGGTGACCGCACTCGCCGCGCTCGGCGTCTGGACACTGGGCACCGCCGAGGAGACCGGTGGTGGCGGCGCCGACCGGGTGACCACTGCGCTCGTTTTCGAAAGACTCGGCCGCGCCTGGCCGGCGCTGGGCTGGGCCGCTGTGCAGGCCCATACCGCCGTCGATGTGCTCGGCGCCGACGAACGATTCGCCGAACTGGTCACAGGGCTGCACGCCGGTACGGCCGCAGTCGCGGTTGTCGACGCGGCGGCGGCGCAGGTACGGCTCACCTGGGAAGGCGGCGCTCTGAACGGAACCGTGGCCCGGGTGGATGTCGCGGCCGAGCAGCCGCATCTGATGCTGCTCGGCGACGCGGGTCACGCGGTTCTGCTGGCGCCGGCGACGCTGACTCCGAAACCACTGCGGCGCACCGGTTTCGGTGGGGCGACGACCCGCTCTCTGGAAGTCGACGCCCGTCCCGGTCAGTACCACGACCTCGACGGTGTGGACATCGCGGCGGCCCGGCGCCGGCTGCGCCTGGGTGCGGCCGCCGTGGCGGCGGGGATCGCGGGCGCGGCGGCCGACGCCGCTGCGGAGTACGCCGCAGGCCGCGAGCAATTCGGCGCCGCTCTGACCGCCCTGCCCACCGTGCGGCAGGCACTGCTGGGCCAGGCAGCGCGGGCGGCGGTGAGCACCGCGGCCGCCTTCGGCGCCGAGGACGAGATCGCGGTACTGGGGGCGTTGCGCGAAGCCTGCGAGGCCGCGATCGATATCGCGGCGAGCGCCCTGCAGGTACACGGGGGATACGGATACCTGACCGAATACGGCGCGGAGCGACGATTGCGCGACGCGATGTCGCTGCGAGCCGCGACGGACCCGGGTGGGGCGTCCACCGCGGTCGCCCGGGCGATGACCGGGCTCGCGCCCACTCCCACGGCAATCAGGAAGGACGCGTCGTGA